One Heyndrickxia oleronia genomic window, ATATCTGCCTATATAGTTGAAAATGTGAATTTTATATTATTCTGTTAATTTGTAACTCCAATTAATTAAATTGTAGATTTCTTCTTTAGGAAAAGGACTAACCAAAACAATTGTAATCCAATGCTTCTTATTCATATGGTATGCGGGCAAAGTACCTTGTTCATTCTTTAATAAACTTACTATTCCTGGTTCGCACTTCAAGTCTATTATATCGACACTTTCTTCACCAGATAAACCTAATTTAATTTTTGGAACATTCATAATTAGTCCATACCACTTGCCGCTCCCATTATGTCTTAATACAGCATTATCTGGATACTTAAACCAGGGGTAGTCAGGATCTGTATCAAATTTTTCCTTTACATAAGCAAAAATTTCTCTTCTATTTATCATAAAACTACCTCCCGAAATACCTGTTTATGAATATTTGGCCATCTTAACATTGTTTAATTAAGTAATAATTATATCAAAAAGCATGGGAGAACTGAATCTTTAGAATCCCTAACTCTTTTTTACTAAATAATTTCATCTTCCTTTCCCCTTTGTAAAAAACAAAAGGGTTCAAATCATATGTGATTTGAACCTCAAACAGTTATGTCAAAAGTAAATATACCCCTTTATAAAAATTTACTAATTAGTCATTTTCTCTCGATGGTCAATCTTTCCTAATAGTTCCTCAGTGATTACAAAGAAGACACCCATTAAGAAGATAAATACAGCCCCCATTACTGTACCTATTCCAATCGCAGTTAAAACACCGGAACCGCTTCCAAAAAAACCAAAACTAAATACAATACTTCCTACAACGAGTAGAAAACTACCGATGTATTTAACAGCATTAAGTAGCTTTGCTTTAGCTCCCATACGATCATCCCCCTTGTATTATATTATTCATTCTCTTCACATAATTGTCAATTATTTTTCAAGTTTTTTTCATTTTCTCATCCCAAAACCACTTGACATTTTCGATCACCTCAAATTATTAGACGGTTTTTGAAGTATTCTTAGTGCTGTTACTAAATACATTTAGAAGTCTGCTTATGTTTTGCATGTTACTTAATATTATGTTAAGCTATAATTAAGTAACATTACTTTATAGTATTTTTCACTTCTATTCTCCTTTAATAACAAGATATTTCACCACGTATAGCTACAAATATTTAAATGTTGGGAGGCAACTAAATTGGGCATTTGGTTGGCAATTATTCTGTTAACGTATGTCTTAATATTAGTTATGTCCTATGTAACCATTACCTATTTAAATGAAAATAAAGAACAAAGCTGCAAGATCATCAATCAAGCCTTTTATAATGCATTTAATGTGCTCTGTTTTAGCATCCTCACCGTACTAATCTTCGTAGAACTACCGCATATCACTGTAGATACACAAACAACAAGTTATTTAATACTTGCTAGTAAATTCCTTTCAATCCTTACACTCGGATGTAGTATTTATGTGATTAGTAGAAAAATACGGGATAAAAAAAGCTGAAAGCGAGTGTTTTGTAATGGAGTATGTTGAAGCATTAAAGGATATAAAGCAAATTAATGCAATTAAAAGGTATTTAAAAAAACACTCAGAGAGAGATTACGTTCTCTTTACTTTGGGGATTAATACCGGGTTGAAAATAACCGAAATCTTAAAAATTAGGGTTGAAGATGTTTTAGACGAGGATGGGGTGAAAAACTTCTATCTCCTGCCACATCATGATAAAACGAAGGAAATTTATCTTAATCATAAAGTAAAACAAGCGATTATCCATTATATTCAGAATCAAGAGCTTACAAAAGAAGACTTTTTATTTAAATCTCCTAGAACTTCACAACCCATCACTCGACAACAAGCCTATCGAATCATTCATCAGGCGGCAGAAGCGATAGGTATTGTTGGAAAGATTGGAACAAATTCAATGAGAAAAACTTTTGGATACCATGCTTATAAACGTGGAATAGCTATCTCAATTTTAAAGGAACATTTTAATCATTCGACACCTTCTGAGACACTTAAATATATTGGGATTTCTAAAACCGAAAAAATCAGAACAGAAATTGACGTAAACCTATAAAAAAATTTATATATATAGGAAGTTTTTAACTAAAGGAGGAATAGAAAATGAATATTCGTGAAATTGAATTACCTGGAATTGGTAAGAAGTTTGAAATTGTTACTAAAAGCCTTGAAAAGATCGTCGTTATTATTCATGATGACGGTCGCAGAGATGTCTATTATTTTGACCCAGATGATTTTGATGAATCAGTAGCTAATATTTCATTAGATGACACAGAGTCTAGGCAAATTGCTGCAATAATTGGAGGAATGACTTATGCTCCAAAAGCGTTAGAAACAATTGAAATGACATTTGATGATTTAGTGATTGAATGGTTTAAAGTTGATCCTACAGCAATCGCTAACCAACAAACAATTGGACAACTAAGTATTCGCCAAAGATATGAAGTAAATATTATTGCCATCATCAAAATTAATCATCAAAAAATTCATACACCTGGACCTGAAGCCCTTTTAGAAGCAGGAGATACAGTCATTGTCTCAGGCCAACGTAATCAAGTGAAAAAATTCGTAAAAGATATTCTTTCAAAGAAAGGTGGATGATTAAATGACAAATCACTTAGTTTTCGAAGTCGGTACAGCACTTCTATTAGTATCAATTGGGGCATTGTTGGCGGGGAGATTGAAATTTTCCATTATCCCCTTTCTTATTCTTTTAGGTATGTTTGTTGGTCCACATGCTCCTAAAATCGGGATATTTGATTTTACATTTATTCAGAGCTCCGAAATAATTGAATTTTTTGGACGCATCGGTGTATTATTTCTATTATTCTATTTAGGACTAGAATTCTCCGTAGGAAAATTAATCCGCTCTGGTCGCTCAATTGTTATAGGTGGAACCATTTATGTTGTTCTTAATTTCACTTTAGGATTAGTGTATGGTTTTGTTGTTGGATTTCCTGTGATGGAAACTCTGATTATTGCTGGTCTCGTAAGTGTCTCCTCTTCCGCAATTGTTGCAAAAGTACTCGTTGATTTAAAAAGAACTGCTAATTCTGAAACTGAATTAATCTTAGGAATTATTCTGTTTGATGATATTTTCCTAGCATTATTTTTATCTGTAATGTCTGGCCTGCTATTAAGTGGATCTACGACTATTATTGGTACCCTCATTTCAGTCTGCATATCACTTGGTTATATGCTACTATTTTTCGTGATTGCTAGAAAAGGTACCCCCCTCCTTAATAAACTACTAAATATTAAATCTAATGAAATTTTTATCCTTGTTGTCTTTGCCTCCCTATTTTTTATTGCAGGGATTTCTGAGAAATTACATGTTGCTGAAGCCATTGGTGCTTTACTGCTTGGTCTCGTTTTTTCTGAAACAGAGCACCGTGAACGTATCGAGCATATGGTTATGCCTTTTAGAGATTTTTTCGGTGCATTATTTTTCTTTAGTTTCGGTCTAAGTATTGATCCATTTAGTTTAGGTGGAGCAGTATGGCTAGCCTTAGGAGCAGTCATTCTGACTATCCTTAGCAATTTGATTGCTGGCTTAATTTCTGGACGAAAAGCAGGTCTTTCCTATAAAGCTGCTTCAAATATTGGATTGACCATCGTTTCAAGAGGAGAATTTTCCATTATTGTGGCAAATTTAGGGCTTGCAGGTGGCCTAATGCCTATTCTAAAACCATTTACCGCTGTCTATGTATTAATATTAGCGATTATCGGACCACTTTTAACAAAGGAATCCAAGAATATTTACAATATGCTAAATAAAATATTTAAATGGGATCAATCGAAAACACAGAAAAAATCAGATCGTTCCATTACTAAAAAAAATAGTGAAAATGGAATTGAAACTGATCTATAAACTACAAACATATTTAGTTTATTAGATAAAAAGGGATTGTTCTGTAAACTTCGAACAATCCCTTTGTCATCTTCAAAAATGATTCACAAATATTCCAAGTAAAACTCATTCCTAATTTGTTCGATACCATAATCGATGAACATCAATGAGTTTTGTATGAATAAAGGTCAATTTATAAATATCAGGCATATCAAGCTGTTGCCAAAATTGAAAATCAAATTTATTATTAAAATGATTCATGATGAGGACCATAATATTTCCATGAGTACCAATCACGACATTTTTCCCTTTATATCTTTCTACTACATCTAAAGTAACCTTAACTCCCCTTTTTTGAGCTCTGAGATTCGATTCCCCACCTTCCCAAGAATATGTTGGATTCTCCCACACTCTTGAAATAGCAACCTGGAAATCTTCTACCTTTTTATCAGATAATATTCTTTCCTTAAAATCATCCATAATTAGTATTTCTTTATTCAGCAACTTCGCAATTCCTTCAACCGTTTGCTTGGCTCTTAAATATGGACTAGAGATGATAAAGTCTATATTCACTCCTTGCAAAAGATGAGTTATTTGTTTAACATCAGTAAATCCTCTTGCAGACAAAGGACGGTTATATTCATCTGGTGAGTACGTTGAGTGTGCATGTCTAACAAAGTATAAATTGGTTTCCAAACTTTCCCGCTCCCATCTAATATAATTCTCCAGATTTTCTATTCCTCTTTTTATAAAGCTATTTTTTCTTTAATCAGTTCTGTTAGCGTTTTTTCCGCTTTAAAAAATCCATATAGTGACTCATTATGTTCTACATTTTTCTGAACCTTATGTAACAATTCAAGTGCCTTTGTTTTATTATCTTGTAAGTATGCAATCATAGCTTCGCCCCTGTGAAAAGATAGAGGCTCAATTCTCGAAAGAAATTGTTGATATTCTGAAATCATCTCCAATTGAACATCCTCTGATAAGAAATGTTCGATTTGTTTCATATGAATGATAAATCCTAATTGCTGCTTATTTTTCTTAGTGACAGGAATGGCAGCAAAATCTTTCAACGCATTTACCGCTGAAGAAAACCCAGCTTGTTCAATTTCAAAATAGTAGAGGAACATTGCATATTGTACATGATCAATAGATGGCTGCATTTGTCTCGCTAATTGTATCTGTTTAGAGTCCCAGTCTTTTGGTTGCTTTTTACTAAGTAATTCTTTGGATATATTTATTTCATTTATTAGCTTAGTAGTGTCTTCGTTATTCTTTAATAAAGAGAGGACTACATACCCATCTGTTTGCATATTGGTTTTCACTGGGATGATCGTTGCAAAGAAAATAGCACTATTCATGATGCCTAAATATAAATAAAAAGAGTTAGTATATTGTCCATATAGTAGAAAGCTTGTCATAGCGATGATTAATGAAAGTATAGGTCCACCAGCTGCATATAGCATCATTTTTTTAATATTGTTTCCATTAGGTGGTGTCATCATTGCCACTCCACCAAAATGAAACCAATGTTTATTCTCTTTTAAGCAAAAATATTTCTTTGCTTTTTCAATTAGCAATGGTCCAGTTGTAAAAAAGACAAATTGATAGCCACTCATTTTTCCAAATATAACATGCCCTAATTCATGCAAAGTAATTGCTAACCACAATGCCAATAATAGACTTCCTATCTGTATTGTCACTCCAATGCTCTGTTTAAAATAGAATCCAATTGCAAGTAGAAAAATTGCAAAAAGAGTTACCCATTTTGGTGTTAAAATTGATTTCATCTGTCTAACTCCTATTTTTTTATTGTAATGTCACTATCATCTCTTCAAAGTACTCTGTAAATCACAAAACCATGTCTTGGTTGTGTGAGTGATGCAATAATATAAAAAATCTGTGTTTGTTAACTGTTCTTATCATTTCAATCTAATCATTCAATTACTATATCGTTTTGTGATATATCTAAAAGTAATATAACAGCCACATAGTAAAAATGCAACCATAATTTCAATAAAATTCCTATAAAACCAAAAAGACATTTTTTTATTTAAGAACTTTTGGAACTTTTGAAACTTTTGAAATTAGATGACGTATGAATAATATAAATAGACTTGAAACATTAAAATAAAGTAGAGATAATATGATTTTTTTAACTTCTCTTTCCATTTTATTTACCGTAATGATTGTTTTCTTGATAGGATTCATTATCTTTAAAATCGTGAAAAACAGAATGCTCCCGAATCATTCCTATACTCCTTTTGATTATATTACTGCACAATCTACTGTTGAATTTCATGAGGAAAAGGAGGAAACAATCGAAGAAGTGAAAAGTGGAGATAAAGATTCTAAATAACACTTTATAAGTAATTTCATAAAAAAATAAAAAGAGCTTGCCTTTATGCAAGCTCCTTTACTTCTATTTAACTAAATGCCAACGATGTTGGCGATTTCTAGTTTTCTTTTCACCTTTATGTTCAATCGTAACAGTATAAGTTTCTAACTCTGGAAGTTTATCCCCTTGCTTTACTTCGACACGTTTTGCGTTTTTTACCTTACCTCCACCGTGTCCTACCTCAACATAAGTACCTGTTTGAGTTGCGGTTTCCCCTGATTTTAATGTCGCCATTAAAACAACTCCTCCTTTACATATATTTGGTTACCTTTCTATTATAAGGAATATAACAAGATGATTGTATAGGCAATTAGTAACATTCTGATAACTTAACATTTAGGGACGCGGGGTCAG contains:
- a CDS encoding MmcQ/YjbR family DNA-binding protein, which translates into the protein MINRREIFAYVKEKFDTDPDYPWFKYPDNAVLRHNGSGKWYGLIMNVPKIKLGLSGEESVDIIDLKCEPGIVSLLKNEQGTLPAYHMNKKHWITIVLVSPFPKEEIYNLINWSYKLTE
- a CDS encoding tyrosine-type recombinase/integrase, encoding MEYVEALKDIKQINAIKRYLKKHSERDYVLFTLGINTGLKITEILKIRVEDVLDEDGVKNFYLLPHHDKTKEIYLNHKVKQAIIHYIQNQELTKEDFLFKSPRTSQPITRQQAYRIIHQAAEAIGIVGKIGTNSMRKTFGYHAYKRGIAISILKEHFNHSTPSETLKYIGISKTEKIRTEIDVNL
- a CDS encoding cation:proton antiporter regulatory subunit; the encoded protein is MNIREIELPGIGKKFEIVTKSLEKIVVIIHDDGRRDVYYFDPDDFDESVANISLDDTESRQIAAIIGGMTYAPKALETIEMTFDDLVIEWFKVDPTAIANQQTIGQLSIRQRYEVNIIAIIKINHQKIHTPGPEALLEAGDTVIVSGQRNQVKKFVKDILSKKGG
- a CDS encoding cation:proton antiporter; this translates as MTNHLVFEVGTALLLVSIGALLAGRLKFSIIPFLILLGMFVGPHAPKIGIFDFTFIQSSEIIEFFGRIGVLFLLFYLGLEFSVGKLIRSGRSIVIGGTIYVVLNFTLGLVYGFVVGFPVMETLIIAGLVSVSSSAIVAKVLVDLKRTANSETELILGIILFDDIFLALFLSVMSGLLLSGSTTIIGTLISVCISLGYMLLFFVIARKGTPLLNKLLNIKSNEIFILVVFASLFFIAGISEKLHVAEAIGALLLGLVFSETEHRERIEHMVMPFRDFFGALFFFSFGLSIDPFSLGGAVWLALGAVILTILSNLIAGLISGRKAGLSYKAASNIGLTIVSRGEFSIIVANLGLAGGLMPILKPFTAVYVLILAIIGPLLTKESKNIYNMLNKIFKWDQSKTQKKSDRSITKKNSENGIETDL
- a CDS encoding histidine phosphatase family protein encodes the protein METNLYFVRHAHSTYSPDEYNRPLSARGFTDVKQITHLLQGVNIDFIISSPYLRAKQTVEGIAKLLNKEILIMDDFKERILSDKKVEDFQVAISRVWENPTYSWEGGESNLRAQKRGVKVTLDVVERYKGKNVVIGTHGNIMVLIMNHFNNKFDFQFWQQLDMPDIYKLTFIHTKLIDVHRLWYRTN
- a CDS encoding M50 family metallopeptidase, translated to MKSILTPKWVTLFAIFLLAIGFYFKQSIGVTIQIGSLLLALWLAITLHELGHVIFGKMSGYQFVFFTTGPLLIEKAKKYFCLKENKHWFHFGGVAMMTPPNGNNIKKMMLYAAGGPILSLIIAMTSFLLYGQYTNSFYLYLGIMNSAIFFATIIPVKTNMQTDGYVVLSLLKNNEDTTKLINEINISKELLSKKQPKDWDSKQIQLARQMQPSIDHVQYAMFLYYFEIEQAGFSSAVNALKDFAAIPVTKKNKQQLGFIIHMKQIEHFLSEDVQLEMISEYQQFLSRIEPLSFHRGEAMIAYLQDNKTKALELLHKVQKNVEHNESLYGFFKAEKTLTELIKEKIAL
- a CDS encoding DUF3951 domain-containing protein, whose protein sequence is MIFLTSLSILFTVMIVFLIGFIIFKIVKNRMLPNHSYTPFDYITAQSTVEFHEEKEETIEEVKSGDKDSK
- a CDS encoding YjzC family protein, which encodes MATLKSGETATQTGTYVEVGHGGGKVKNAKRVEVKQGDKLPELETYTVTIEHKGEKKTRNRQHRWHLVK